In the genome of Chitinivibrio alkaliphilus ACht1, one region contains:
- the metH gene encoding methionine synthase, which yields MTTGSQQFIEALKKEILILDGAMGTMIQTYDLTEEDFRLPELQDHPVLLKGNNDLLCLSRPDIVRSISRQFLEAGAEIIETNSFNSNHVSQADYQLTDWVGRLNYAAASLAREEVDRYMEETGKTCFVAGVLGPTGRTASMSPDVEDPAARNITFDALVETYLMAAKELAAGGVDLFLIETVFDTLNAKAAVYALGELEKESGQEYPYMVSGTITDASGRMLTGQTPEAFYTSLSHRSMTSVGLNCALGADDLIPHLESLSSVASCYISTHPNAGLPDELGNYNHSPEHMAGILEKIARRGLLNIVGGCCGTTPEHIRAIAEAVKPHAPRSLPKTQTKAMALSGLERMVVDSSSLFVNVGERTNVAGSRRFARLIREEKYEEALAVAHDQVENGAQIIDINLDDAMLDAQKEMRHVLNYFLSDPAVARVPFMIDSSKWEVVETGLKSLQGKGIVNSISLKEGEEEFLQRARSCMRYGAAVVVMAFDETGQAETKERKIEICSRAYDLLKNSGFPTEDIIFDPNIFAVGTGMEEHRRYAIDFIEATREIRRRMPETHVSGGVSNISFSFRGMNPVREAMHSSFLYHAIQAGMDMGIVNPAMLQVYSDIDPTLKELVENLLFDRTDTATEDLLTYAQNLSDDTGSTGTTAVDAWREEGIAERLKHALVKGITTYLTDDLSEARKQYASSVEIIEGPLMAGMDHVGELFGAGQMFLPQVVKSARVMKKAVAFLQPYLEEEKVAGSSSSAGKILMATVKGDVHDIGKNIVIIVLQCNNYDVIDMGVMVPNEDILARATAEKVDAIGVSGLITPSLDEMVHLAQEMESREMTIPLFLGGATTSDIHTAVKIDPAYSGPVARMRDASQTPGALSKFLGGEAAAQKKVFKEKYATLRENRKKAGPAQSVSLEQARKNAFVPDFSTYTPTRPQFLKDTQFINIPVTEVAPYIDWRFFLNAWDFKGSLESIMSDPLKSGEAKKLLREAQAFLRVIEGENLLKINGSLAFYPAASKGDDIYLYTGEDRREVLDIVPTLRQQMEKKDRPHLALADFIAPADSGVADYLGFFTVTAGLGQDKAEALYRHDNNDFHAILLSILADRLAEAYAEYLHEQVRKELWGFSPHESLSLEELLRVDYQSIRPAPGYPACPEHSQKEQILSLTRADTIGVHLTESYMMLPSASVCGYFFAHPDARYFSVGTISEEQLNDFSQRSGLSVSYLRSELAKNV from the coding sequence ATGACAACGGGATCTCAACAATTTATTGAAGCACTGAAAAAAGAAATTTTGATACTTGATGGTGCCATGGGCACCATGATTCAAACCTACGACCTCACAGAAGAAGACTTTCGTCTTCCTGAATTGCAGGATCATCCGGTTCTCTTAAAAGGGAATAACGATCTGCTCTGTCTCAGCCGTCCTGATATTGTCCGCTCGATTAGCAGGCAGTTTTTGGAAGCAGGAGCGGAGATTATTGAAACAAATAGTTTTAATTCAAACCATGTGTCCCAAGCAGATTATCAACTCACCGACTGGGTAGGGCGCTTGAATTATGCCGCTGCATCCCTTGCCCGTGAAGAGGTGGATCGCTATATGGAAGAGACCGGGAAAACCTGTTTTGTGGCGGGGGTTCTCGGGCCCACGGGACGAACTGCTTCCATGTCACCCGATGTGGAAGATCCGGCAGCACGAAATATTACCTTTGATGCCTTGGTGGAAACCTATCTCATGGCGGCCAAAGAGCTTGCTGCAGGAGGGGTTGATCTCTTTCTTATTGAGACTGTCTTTGACACCCTTAATGCAAAGGCGGCGGTATACGCCCTTGGAGAATTAGAGAAAGAGAGTGGGCAGGAGTATCCCTATATGGTTTCGGGAACTATCACCGATGCGAGCGGTCGTATGTTGACAGGACAGACCCCCGAGGCGTTTTATACGTCTCTTTCCCATAGGTCGATGACCAGTGTTGGCTTAAATTGCGCCCTTGGTGCTGATGATCTCATTCCCCATCTGGAAAGTCTTTCCAGTGTGGCATCATGCTATATCTCTACCCACCCGAATGCAGGGCTTCCCGATGAGCTGGGAAACTATAATCATTCGCCGGAACATATGGCTGGCATTCTTGAAAAAATTGCTCGAAGAGGACTTCTCAATATTGTTGGTGGGTGTTGTGGGACAACGCCGGAGCATATCCGTGCCATTGCGGAAGCGGTAAAACCTCATGCCCCTCGCTCTCTGCCGAAGACGCAGACAAAAGCCATGGCACTCAGCGGTTTGGAACGGATGGTGGTTGATTCCTCCTCTCTTTTTGTCAATGTGGGGGAGCGGACAAATGTTGCCGGTTCACGTCGCTTTGCCCGTCTCATTCGCGAGGAGAAGTATGAAGAAGCTCTTGCCGTAGCCCATGATCAGGTTGAAAATGGTGCGCAGATCATCGATATTAATCTTGATGATGCCATGCTCGATGCACAGAAAGAGATGCGGCACGTACTCAACTACTTTTTATCAGACCCTGCAGTTGCCCGTGTACCCTTTATGATAGATTCATCTAAGTGGGAGGTTGTGGAAACTGGCTTGAAATCATTGCAGGGAAAAGGGATTGTTAATTCCATATCTCTCAAAGAAGGGGAAGAGGAGTTTCTCCAGCGGGCACGCAGTTGCATGCGATATGGAGCTGCCGTGGTTGTTATGGCCTTTGATGAAACGGGGCAGGCCGAAACCAAAGAGCGTAAGATTGAAATTTGTTCCCGTGCGTATGATCTTCTAAAAAATAGTGGCTTTCCTACTGAGGATATTATCTTTGACCCCAATATCTTTGCGGTAGGAACGGGTATGGAGGAGCATCGACGGTACGCCATCGATTTCATTGAGGCAACACGGGAGATCCGTCGTCGTATGCCGGAAACTCATGTGAGTGGTGGGGTAAGTAATATCTCCTTTAGTTTCAGAGGGATGAATCCGGTACGTGAAGCGATGCATTCATCTTTTCTGTACCATGCTATCCAGGCGGGAATGGATATGGGAATCGTGAATCCTGCCATGTTACAGGTCTATTCCGACATAGATCCTACTTTGAAAGAGTTGGTGGAGAATCTCCTTTTTGACCGTACGGATACAGCGACGGAGGATCTTCTGACCTATGCTCAAAATCTGAGTGACGATACAGGTAGTACCGGAACTACCGCAGTTGATGCGTGGCGTGAAGAGGGGATTGCAGAACGACTGAAACATGCCTTGGTAAAGGGAATTACTACCTATCTTACAGATGACCTCTCGGAAGCGCGAAAGCAATATGCAAGCTCTGTGGAAATTATTGAAGGTCCGCTCATGGCTGGTATGGATCATGTGGGAGAACTATTTGGTGCTGGGCAGATGTTTCTTCCGCAGGTTGTAAAGAGCGCCCGTGTCATGAAAAAGGCCGTGGCCTTTCTTCAGCCCTATTTGGAGGAAGAAAAGGTGGCGGGAAGTAGCAGCAGTGCGGGTAAAATTCTCATGGCGACGGTGAAAGGAGATGTGCACGATATTGGGAAAAATATTGTAATCATCGTCTTGCAGTGTAATAATTATGACGTGATTGATATGGGCGTTATGGTTCCCAATGAAGATATTCTTGCTCGTGCTACGGCTGAAAAGGTGGATGCCATTGGAGTTAGCGGTCTTATCACCCCTTCTTTGGATGAAATGGTACATCTTGCGCAGGAGATGGAATCTCGGGAGATGACAATTCCCCTCTTTCTTGGAGGAGCAACCACCTCCGATATTCATACTGCTGTAAAAATTGATCCGGCCTACTCAGGACCTGTGGCACGTATGCGTGATGCATCTCAAACTCCTGGTGCATTGTCTAAATTTCTGGGGGGAGAAGCTGCGGCCCAAAAAAAAGTATTTAAGGAAAAATATGCCACCCTCCGGGAAAATCGAAAAAAGGCCGGCCCGGCACAATCTGTATCCCTGGAACAGGCACGGAAGAATGCCTTTGTTCCTGATTTTTCCACGTATACGCCGACACGGCCACAATTTCTGAAGGATACACAGTTTATTAATATACCCGTAACAGAGGTTGCACCTTATATCGACTGGCGGTTTTTCCTGAATGCCTGGGATTTTAAGGGCTCCCTGGAGAGTATTATGAGTGATCCTTTAAAAAGCGGTGAAGCCAAAAAATTGCTTCGCGAGGCTCAGGCTTTTTTACGGGTTATTGAAGGGGAAAATCTGTTGAAAATTAATGGAAGCCTTGCCTTTTATCCTGCTGCTTCAAAGGGTGATGACATCTATCTGTATACTGGAGAGGATCGTCGTGAGGTTCTTGATATTGTGCCAACGCTTCGGCAGCAAATGGAGAAAAAAGATCGACCGCATCTTGCCTTGGCAGACTTTATTGCTCCTGCCGACAGTGGAGTTGCTGATTACCTTGGTTTTTTTACGGTGACTGCCGGCCTAGGACAGGATAAGGCTGAAGCCTTATATCGACATGATAATAATGACTTTCATGCTATTTTGCTTTCTATTCTTGCAGATCGGCTTGCCGAAGCCTATGCGGAGTATCTGCATGAACAGGTACGAAAAGAGCTGTGGGGGTTTTCTCCCCATGAGTCCCTCTCTTTGGAAGAGCTATTACGTGTTGACTATCAATCCATTCGCCCGGCACCGGGCTATCCGGCGTGTCCGGAACATAGTCAGAAAGAACAGATCCTCTCCCTTACCCGTGCTGATACTATTGGGGTGCACCTCACAGAGAGTTACATGATGCTTCCTTCTGCATCAGTGTGCGGTTATTTTTTTGCCCACCCTGATGCGCGGTATTTCTCGGTGGGAACAATCTCAGAGGAGCAGCTAAATGATTTTTCTCAACGCAGTGGTCTCTCAGTGTCGTATTTGCGATCGGAGCTGGCAAAAAATGTCTAA